Below is a window of Arabidopsis thaliana chromosome 2, partial sequence DNA.
TGTATATATTGACTCACCTCTGGTCATCCAAGTCCATACTAGTTTatactttcattttcatatcttaGTAATTCGGATCCTATATCTAGAAGATAGATGGGCAACTGACAACACGTCACGATTGACGAGGTCCTTAATGAATCCAACACCACATAATTAAAGAGAGCTAACATTAGGATAACCATCCTCTCTTCTTTCCGACTTccatattttcttgtttttttcaattctcTATTTAGAgacaatataattaagaagaaaatgaagactATTTCTACAAAGTAAACTCATCTTGTTTTGATTGTAATTTCAAGTTACTAATTCATCAGATCATGAAGACCATTCCATTGATATTCATCGCCACCATCATAATCTTGACATCATTTCCAGCCACGATCAAAGTCGTCGGTGCCAAAAAAGATCTACCATTTTGCAATGTGGAGCTTCTACCTTGCGTCCTACCTTTTAAAGTTCGTGGTCACGGAAGCAAACTGCCTAATGGCTGTtgtgagaaaatgaaaaagtcaaCATCATGTATGTGTAGATTCCTAATGGCCAAGGAACGTGACCTGAACGCAGCTGCTCATAGAATATTCTGGTTTTGCAAAATTTCCGTCCCTAATTGTCCAAAAATCTAGAGATATAGGTTAtggttttttcttaatttattttatacataagTTATGTTCCTCGACTATATCTACGACATGATTGATTGAAGCTCGAGAGACACAAGTTGAGCTTCAATACACAACCATTTAAGAAACATATAACCATTTAAGcgaaaattattattaatactTTATCCACCTTTGTAACTAACACACAGAAACATGATCCTGTGACATTTTACGTGTTCCAGATATCACTTGATCCTGTGACTTTTTAGCATTTTCCAGGGTACCTTAAAAGTCGAGTTATCGATCTCTGCTAGTAATATCTGTTTCTAAATTGACAAGTGAAAACGAAGTCGTTTCGTCAACACCAAAAGCATTAAACACgtcaaaaagacaaaaccaCCTTTGTCTTCTTGCGTTCTTCGCCCTCAACCCACCACTATCAATTTAAGACCAATCTGAAAACCATCATGACGACAAGGAtcatacattttttctttgctttccTTCTCCTTGCCTCACTTTTCCTCAAAGGCAGTATTCTAAAATACATTCGTACATATATACGATGTTGTGAGAAGCCGTACAGTTGTATAACACAACTAAAGTAGCAAtctatttgttaaattttatggTGAGTGTGGATTCATTCAAAACTTCCATCCCCATCACTACCTTCATCCATCCGACCATTCAAGCTTCGAACCTTAGATTCTGTGGATCAAACCATTGGTGGATATCCCGTGGCTGCCTCAATTCTATTCTACTTTCCATTCAAGATGGTTCAAAGTTCTACTTCAAGCAGATATTTTGTGAATGGATTTAAGTTATTATTCCTGTCTATTTGAGTTTTGTAGAATTTGCTTTCTAGTATACATACTTCACCATGTATTATAATTGACTCAACTTTGGTCATCCAAGTCTATACTAGTTTATACTTTCATATGGTATAGTTCGGGACCGAACATGGGGTCCTATATCTAGGAGATAGTGGAGCAGCTGACGACACGTGACGAGCTCCTTAATGAATAAAACTCCACATAAACAGAGCTAACAATAGGACAACCATCCTTCCATCTCTCCGACTTCccatattgttttgtttctcaattttctatttaaagacatctaaaaaatgaagaaaacaaagattattaatttctaCAAAGTAAACTCATCTTATTTTGATTGTAATTTCGAGTTACTAATACATTAGCAATGAAGATCAGTCCATGGATACTCATAGCCATCATCATGATGATCTTAGCATCATTTCCTTCTCCGATCAAAGTCGTTGGTGCAAAAAAAGAGCTACCATTTTGCAATCTGGATCTTCTAGCTTGCGTCCAACCTTTTCTAGTTAACGGTCACGGAGGCAAACTGCCTAAAGGCTGTtgtgagaaaatgaaaaagtcaaCATCATGCATGTGTAGATTCCTTACGGCCAAGGAACAGAATCTAAACGCAGCTGCTCATAGAATATTCTGGTTTTGCCATATTTCTGTCCCCAATTGTCCAAAAATATAGGGGTTATAGGTTATGTTCCTCGGCCATAATTATGACACTTTGTACTAAAATGTTATAACACCTATGGGCAAGGTGTTTCTAAATTGGTAAGTCggaaaacgacgtcgtttacaAAATCCGATCTGCACACACACTCACATTCATATGTCGTTCTTCGTCAACGTCGGtgaagaaagcataaacacgTCAAAAGACAAAAGCACCTCTGTCTTCTTGCTTTCTTCGCCCTTTTACTTCAACCCACGAAGATCAATTCAACTAAACCAATCTCAAAACCATCATGAGGACAAGTTTTAGACTTCTCTTCTTCGCTTTCCTTCTACTTGTCTCACCTTTTCTCAAAGGTAACACCTTTCTCTTCTACTTGTTCATTCATTTGCTGATtctactctgtttttgttcacatgatctttgtttgaattcattgtgatgggttttgtttgtttttagttGCTTTGTGCCAATCGGATTCGGAAGATTCTGGCTTCGAAGTTTCTGatgttggtgaagaagagagtgatgcAGAGgaagtttttggtttggaaCTTACCTCAGCTCCTGGAATTGAAACCCTTTGCGTTTTCCCCAAGAACAGTGCAAAAAGTACAGatttttactctgtttttaatctaatttCTGAAATTAGGCTTCTTCTCAATTTGGTTTGTCTGATTTTCTGTAGTAATAAAAGCTGGAGTTGAGACTGAGCTGCTTGTTGGAATGAAAAATGATGGTAATGAAAGTGATTTTTCTATCAAATGATTACTTGCAAAGTTAGCTATAAAGTTTCTAACTTTGTGGTTGGGTTATATGAATAGGTCAATCCAATGTAGATATTGTTGCTGTTAAAGGCAGTTTACATCTTCCTTTTGATCAAAATGCTGTTCAGAATCTCACTGCTCTGGTAATTAAtcatcttttgcttcttctcacATTTATTGCTTGTGTGATCTCACTTGTCTTTCCATATTAGTTTTTCCCTTTGTTAGGTTCTTTTCATTGCCTGTTTTGTCTCATCTCATGTTACTCCACACTATGCACTCTTTGTTAGGTCATTCATGGTTTAGTAACAATACCTGAACTTGTTACATCCCTGTATCTAAATGCAAGAAAGTCTCTCTCTAGCCTTTAATCTTtatcatttatgttttgataCC
It encodes the following:
- a CDS encoding Bifunctional inhibitor/lipid-transfer protein/seed storage 2S albumin superfamily protein (Bifunctional inhibitor/lipid-transfer protein/seed storage 2S albumin superfamily protein; LOCATED IN: endomembrane system; CONTAINS InterPro DOMAIN/s: Bifunctional inhibitor/plant lipid transfer protein/seed storage (InterPro:IPR016140); BEST Arabidopsis thaliana protein match is: Bifunctional inhibitor/lipid-transfer protein/seed storage 2S albumin superfamily protein (TAIR:AT2G16594.1); Has 38 Blast hits to 38 proteins in 4 species: Archae - 0; Bacteria - 0; Metazoa - 0; Fungi - 0; Plants - 38; Viruses - 0; Other Eukaryotes - 0 (source: NCBI BLink).) — encoded protein: MKTIPLIFIATIIILTSFPATIKVVGAKKDLPFCNVELLPCVLPFKVRGHGSKLPNGCCEKMKKSTSCMCRFLMAKERDLNAAAHRIFWFCKISVPNCPKI
- a CDS encoding Bifunctional inhibitor/lipid-transfer protein/seed storage 2S albumin superfamily protein (Bifunctional inhibitor/lipid-transfer protein/seed storage 2S albumin superfamily protein; LOCATED IN: endomembrane system; CONTAINS InterPro DOMAIN/s: Bifunctional inhibitor/plant lipid transfer protein/seed storage (InterPro:IPR016140); BEST Arabidopsis thaliana protein match is: Bifunctional inhibitor/lipid-transfer protein/seed storage 2S albumin superfamily protein (TAIR:AT2G16592.1); Has 9 Blast hits to 9 proteins in 2 species: Archae - 0; Bacteria - 0; Metazoa - 0; Fungi - 0; Plants - 9; Viruses - 0; Other Eukaryotes - 0 (source: NCBI BLink).); the encoded protein is MKISPWILIAIIMMILASFPSPIKVVGAKKELPFCNLDLLACVQPFLVNGHGGKLPKGCCEKMKKSTSCMCRFLTAKEQNLNAAAHRIFWFCHISVPNCPKI